A window from Neodiprion fabricii isolate iyNeoFabr1 chromosome 2, iyNeoFabr1.1, whole genome shotgun sequence encodes these proteins:
- the LOC124175641 gene encoding transcription factor Sp5-like translates to MPSMSPMAGMTPMSSLSMQMHHQSHVMDYGGGVHYPSYNPGPHHFQSPSQSSYWFSAPTSSHSQIPEPLTPSYTMQSMPCSPSSWSTQAHMPPVIPPQQYPMPPTPPGLPTSPQTHATPYQWPPMPLTPPAEHRLMGNEEAKPASRKCTRCQCPNCLMDGVAPLNADGKRQHICHVLGCGKVYGKTSHLKAHIRWHTGERPFVCYWVFCGKKFTRSDELQRHLRTHTGEKRFSCTTCDKKFMRSDHLTKHVKTHENQKRKSSRKDANKENETAVSAFLPDPLSPRQYHIPGRYPEP, encoded by the coding sequence ATGCCGTCGATGTCACCAATGGCGGGCATGACCCCGATGTCGAGTTTGTCGATGCAGATGCACCATCAAAGCCACGTGATGGACTACGGTGGCGGAGTTCACTACCCTTCCTACAACCCGGGTCCGCACCACTTCCAATCCCCGAGCCAGTCGTCCTACTGGTTCTCGGCCCCGACATCGAGCCACAGCCAGATCCCCGAGCCGCTGACCCCGTCCTACACGATGCAGTCGATGCCGTGCAGCCCGAGCTCCTGGAGCACCCAGGCTCACATGCCCCCGGTGATCCCCCCCCAGCAGTACCCGATGCCTCCGACACCCCCCGGCCTTCCAACGAGTCCCCAGACGCACGCAACCCCTTATCAGTGGCCCCCGATGCCCTTGACGCCGCCGGCTGAGCACCGGCTGATGGGGAACGAGGAGGCGAAACCGGCGTCGAGGAAGTGCACCAGGTGCCAATGCCCGAACTGCCTGATGGACGGCGTGGCGCCGCTGAACGCCGACGGAAAGCGTCAGCACATTTGCCACGTGCTCGGGTGCGGCAAGGTCTACGGAAAGACGTCACACCTGAAAGCCCACATCCGGTGGCACACCGGCGAACGGCCCTTCGTGTGCTACTGGGTATTTTGTGGGAAAAAGTTCACGAGGAGCGACGAACTGCAGCGACACCTCAGGACCCACACTGGGGAAAAGAGGTTCTCCTGCACCACCTGCGACAAGAAGTTCATGCGGAGCGACCACCTCACCAAACACGTCAAGACCCACGAAAATCAGAAAAGAAAATCCTCCAGGAAGGACGCCAACAAGGAGAACGAGACCGCTGTTTCCGCCTTCCTGCCAGACCCCCTTTCCCCCCGACAGTATCACATCCCTGGACGCTATCCCGAGCCCTGA
- the LOC124176593 gene encoding endoplasmic reticulum resident protein 44 isoform X1 has protein sequence MWAFSDITSATLALFSCLMVQLLFRPVDGGAVPLTQGNIDMTLASNELVFINFYAEWCRFSSMLAPIFDEAADKVAAEFPEAGRVVMGKVDCDSESSVASRFHITKYPTLKVIRNGQPTKREYRGQRSTEAFVQFVRKQLEDPIKEFFELKELNELDDKKRMIIGYFDRKDVPEYQMFRRVATNLKDDCQFHVGFGPCYNQSCEFGQLFNLVSASAAMHPPGQPIIVFRSDKALSNDDDETYKGSMTTFDELNIWAQEKCVPLVREITFENAEELTEEGLPFLILFHKPDDTESVKAYKDIISGSLIDEKQSINFLTADGLKFAHPLHHLGKSTSDLPLIAIDSFRHMYLFPNFQDIFQPGKLKSFLQDLYSGKLHREFHYGPDQSEQEDTNQISGQVKVPTTPPESTFKKLAPSKNRYTLLRDEL, from the exons ATGTGGGCATTCAGCGATATTACGAGCGCAACGCTCGCGCTTTTCTCCTGCCTTATG GTACAGCTGTTGTTCAGACCTGTCGATGGCGGTGCGGTTCCACTTACGCAGGGTAACATTGATATGACTTTAG CATCCAATGAATTAGTCTTTATCAACTTTTACGCGGAATGGTGCCGGTTCAGCAGTATGCTGGCTCCGATATTCGATGAAGCAGCTGACAAAGTAGCTGCAGAATTTCCCGAGGCTGGGAGAGTTGTAATGGGAAAAGTGGATTGCGACTCTGAAT cCTCCGTTGCATCAAGGTTTCACATCACAAAGTATCCAACATTGAAGGTGATAAGAAATGGGCAGCCGACGAAGCGAGAATACAGAGGTCAGCGTTCGACAGAAGCATTCGTACAATTTGTGAGGAAGCAGCTTGAGGATCCTATCAAAGAATTCTTCGAGCTTAAGGAGTTGAATGAACTCGACGATAAGAAGAGAATGATTATTGGGTACTTTGACAGAAAGGATGTTCCGGAGTACCAGATGTTCAGGAGAGTTGCAACCAACTTGAAGGATGATTGCCAATTCCACGTCGGCTTTGG CCCTTGCTACAATCAAAGCTGTGAATTCGGACAGCTTTTTAATTTGGT AAGCGCCAGTGCAGCAATGCATCCGCCAGGTCAACCCATAATTGTGTTCCGATCTGACAAAGCATTGTCAAACGACGACGATGAGACATACAAAGGCAGTATGACTACTTTCGACGAATTGAACATCTGGGCACAAGAAAAATGTGTCCCGCTAGTGAGAGAAATCACATTTGAGAATGCAGAGGAATTAACAGAGGAGGGTCTGCCGTTCCTGATACTTTTCCACAAACCTGACGACACGGAGAGTGTCAAGGCTTATAAAGACATTATTTCCGGATCGCTGATTGATGAGAAAC AGAGCATCAATTTCTTGACAGCTGACGGTCTGAAGTTTGCGCACCCTCTTCATCATCTGGGAAAGAGTACCTCAGATCTGCCGCTGATAGCAATAGACAGTTTTAGACACATGTATTTGTTCCCAAATTTCCAGGACATATTTCAGCCTGGAAAACTGAAGAGTTTCTTGCAGGACTTGTACTCTGGAAAATTACATCGCGAGTTTCATTATGGTCCTGATCAATCCGAACAGGAGGATACTAATCAAATAAGTGGCCAAGTGAAAGTACCAACTACACCCCCAGAATCAACCTTCAAAAAACTAGCACCCAGCAAAAACAGGTACACTCTACTAAGAGATGAACTATAA
- the LOC124176593 gene encoding endoplasmic reticulum resident protein 44 isoform X2 → MWAFSDITSATLALFSCLMVQLLFRPVDGGAVPLTQGNIDMTLASNELVFINFYAEWCRFSSMLAPIFDEAADKVAAEFPEAGRVVMGKVDCDSESSVASRFHITKYPTLKVIRNGQPTKREYRGQRSTEAFVQFVRKQLEDPIKEFFELKELNELDDKKRMIIGYFDRKDVPEYQMFRRVATNLKDDCQFHVGFGSASAAMHPPGQPIIVFRSDKALSNDDDETYKGSMTTFDELNIWAQEKCVPLVREITFENAEELTEEGLPFLILFHKPDDTESVKAYKDIISGSLIDEKQSINFLTADGLKFAHPLHHLGKSTSDLPLIAIDSFRHMYLFPNFQDIFQPGKLKSFLQDLYSGKLHREFHYGPDQSEQEDTNQISGQVKVPTTPPESTFKKLAPSKNRYTLLRDEL, encoded by the exons ATGTGGGCATTCAGCGATATTACGAGCGCAACGCTCGCGCTTTTCTCCTGCCTTATG GTACAGCTGTTGTTCAGACCTGTCGATGGCGGTGCGGTTCCACTTACGCAGGGTAACATTGATATGACTTTAG CATCCAATGAATTAGTCTTTATCAACTTTTACGCGGAATGGTGCCGGTTCAGCAGTATGCTGGCTCCGATATTCGATGAAGCAGCTGACAAAGTAGCTGCAGAATTTCCCGAGGCTGGGAGAGTTGTAATGGGAAAAGTGGATTGCGACTCTGAAT cCTCCGTTGCATCAAGGTTTCACATCACAAAGTATCCAACATTGAAGGTGATAAGAAATGGGCAGCCGACGAAGCGAGAATACAGAGGTCAGCGTTCGACAGAAGCATTCGTACAATTTGTGAGGAAGCAGCTTGAGGATCCTATCAAAGAATTCTTCGAGCTTAAGGAGTTGAATGAACTCGACGATAAGAAGAGAATGATTATTGGGTACTTTGACAGAAAGGATGTTCCGGAGTACCAGATGTTCAGGAGAGTTGCAACCAACTTGAAGGATGATTGCCAATTCCACGTCGGCTTTGG AAGCGCCAGTGCAGCAATGCATCCGCCAGGTCAACCCATAATTGTGTTCCGATCTGACAAAGCATTGTCAAACGACGACGATGAGACATACAAAGGCAGTATGACTACTTTCGACGAATTGAACATCTGGGCACAAGAAAAATGTGTCCCGCTAGTGAGAGAAATCACATTTGAGAATGCAGAGGAATTAACAGAGGAGGGTCTGCCGTTCCTGATACTTTTCCACAAACCTGACGACACGGAGAGTGTCAAGGCTTATAAAGACATTATTTCCGGATCGCTGATTGATGAGAAAC AGAGCATCAATTTCTTGACAGCTGACGGTCTGAAGTTTGCGCACCCTCTTCATCATCTGGGAAAGAGTACCTCAGATCTGCCGCTGATAGCAATAGACAGTTTTAGACACATGTATTTGTTCCCAAATTTCCAGGACATATTTCAGCCTGGAAAACTGAAGAGTTTCTTGCAGGACTTGTACTCTGGAAAATTACATCGCGAGTTTCATTATGGTCCTGATCAATCCGAACAGGAGGATACTAATCAAATAAGTGGCCAAGTGAAAGTACCAACTACACCCCCAGAATCAACCTTCAAAAAACTAGCACCCAGCAAAAACAGGTACACTCTACTAAGAGATGAACTATAA
- the LOC124176594 gene encoding neo-calmodulin-like isoform X5 translates to MAEQRRYTSQYCKLRRLANQIDFQIRNLSSEYGLTEDQVAEFKEAFMLFDKDEDGTITMAELGVVMRSLGQRPTETELRDMVNEVDQDGNGTIEFNEFLQMMSKKMKGADGEDELREAFRVFDKNNDGLISSMELRHVMTNLGEKLSEEEVDDMIKEADLDGDGMVNYEEFVTILTSKN, encoded by the exons ATGGCTGAACAGAGGAGATACACTAGCCAGTATTGCAAGCTTCGACGACTCGCGAATCAGATCGACTTTCAGATCAGAAACCTTTCC TCAGAATATGGGCTCACCGAGGACCAAGTTGCAG AATTCAAAGAGGCGTTCATGCTTTTCGACAAGGACGAGGATGGCACAATTACAATGGCTGAACTCGGTGTCGTTATGCGTTCTCTTGGACAGAGGCCGACGG AAACGGAACTGCGGGACATGGTGAACGAGGTGGATCAGGACGGCAATGGAACCATCGAATTCAACGAGTTTCTGCAGATGatgtcgaaaaaaatgaaGGGAGCCGACGGCGAGGACGAACTGCGCGAGGCGTTCAG GGTATTCGATAAGAACAACGACGGGCTCATTTCGTCGATGGAATTACGACACGTGATGACGAATCTTGGCGAAAAACTCTCGGAAGAAGAGGTTGACGATATGATCAAGGAAGCTGACCTTGACGGTGACGGAATGGTGAACTACGAAG AATTCGTGACAATTCTGACTTCCAAGAATTAG